The following proteins are co-located in the Dyadobacter chenwenxiniae genome:
- a CDS encoding lipid-binding SYLF domain-containing protein, with translation MITKNLRLLSVLVVIFMLTGSFSGVRAQGKEEDKIRAAVSVLNDFSSMEESIPSQLLDISKGIIIVPKLINAGLMVGGKHGKGIALVKNEKGEWSDPVFVTITGGSVGAQIGVQAVDLVLIFKSSKTLTEIGKGSFTLGGDLSVAAGPLGRSSSASTDYKLEAEVYSYSRSKGLFAGVTINGAALSVDAKANNAFYGNNDSANTIFTASKISSKSVEELRDKLEDLN, from the coding sequence ATGATTACGAAAAATCTCAGATTACTCAGCGTGCTGGTTGTCATTTTTATGTTGACCGGAAGTTTTTCCGGCGTTCGCGCACAGGGAAAAGAAGAAGACAAAATCAGGGCGGCGGTCTCGGTTTTGAATGATTTCAGCAGCATGGAGGAAAGCATTCCTTCTCAACTGCTCGACATTTCAAAAGGCATCATCATTGTCCCCAAACTGATCAATGCAGGGTTAATGGTTGGCGGAAAACATGGTAAGGGAATTGCTTTGGTGAAAAATGAAAAAGGGGAATGGAGTGATCCTGTGTTTGTTACGATCACAGGCGGCAGCGTTGGAGCGCAGATTGGCGTGCAGGCCGTTGACCTCGTCCTTATTTTCAAGAGCAGCAAAACTTTGACGGAAATCGGTAAAGGCAGCTTTACTCTGGGTGGCGACTTGTCTGTTGCGGCCGGGCCATTGGGCAGAAGCTCATCTGCGAGCACGGATTACAAGCTGGAAGCCGAGGTTTATTCTTATTCCAGGAGCAAAGGTCTGTTTGCAGGCGTTACCATTAATGGCGCAGCGTTATCGGTGGATGCCAAGGCGAACAATGCATTTTACGGAAATAATGACAGCGCAAACACAATTTTCACTGCTTCAAAAATCTCTTCCAAATCTGTTGAGGAACTGAGGGATAAGCTGGAAGATTTGAACTAA
- a CDS encoding KTSC domain-containing protein: MPSSVVAKMIYDGDSETLRIVYVSGMVYDYKNVPLEVYQAMKSSGSKGTFLNKHIKDNFEFEKVND; the protein is encoded by the coding sequence ATGCCATCTTCTGTTGTCGCCAAAATGATATATGACGGAGATTCTGAAACGTTGCGTATTGTTTACGTTTCGGGGATGGTTTATGATTATAAAAATGTCCCTTTGGAGGTGTACCAAGCAATGAAAAGCTCAGGATCCAAAGGGACATTTTTAAATAAGCATATCAAAGACAATTTCGAATTTGAAAAAGTAAATGACTGA
- a CDS encoding cytochrome P450: MRDIPFYKLGGMMAPFKFARNPLHFLHQGFEICGDTFRMKLFREFVVSRDPGFFRHVLQQHNRNFKKGSSSKMLRPVLGNGLVTSDGDFWLRQRRLVQPAFHRERLQELFLAMGILTASFLDEMETFRGKDAVDIDAKMMSITSDIALKTLFGNMTTEDKARIYQQVSRTQKYLVTRVRKPYRLPIMAINGENRRFETDLEYFNKLVFEFIHQRRIPGEKPNDLLQLLLDSIDEETGEQMNDQQIRDEAITMFAAGHETSATGLSWLLLELSRQPEIVAKMRQESAIFENVPTFGQLMQMPYTRQVVEEGLRLYPPAWTMTREAIADQEIEGFNVRSGTSVFLSVFELHRNPNLWKDPLTFNPENFNPEVVKERPKYNYLPFGAGPRICIGQQFAMMEMQLILAALIKRFDFEADPRHTVGMHPQIVLKSTNGIKLYVR; the protein is encoded by the coding sequence ATGCGTGACATTCCCTTTTACAAGTTGGGGGGCATGATGGCTCCTTTTAAATTCGCCAGAAACCCTTTGCATTTCCTCCATCAGGGATTCGAGATTTGTGGGGATACATTTCGGATGAAGCTTTTTCGGGAATTTGTGGTTAGCCGTGATCCTGGTTTTTTCCGACATGTTCTGCAGCAACATAATCGTAATTTTAAAAAAGGAAGTTCGTCCAAAATGCTCCGTCCGGTGCTTGGAAACGGCCTGGTCACGAGCGATGGTGATTTTTGGCTGAGGCAGAGAAGACTGGTGCAACCTGCATTTCACCGCGAAAGGTTACAGGAACTATTTCTGGCAATGGGCATTCTGACTGCCTCTTTTCTGGACGAAATGGAGACTTTCCGGGGGAAAGATGCCGTTGATATTGATGCCAAAATGATGAGCATCACATCCGATATAGCGCTGAAAACGCTGTTTGGGAACATGACCACGGAAGATAAGGCACGCATTTATCAACAAGTGAGCCGTACTCAAAAATATTTGGTAACCAGGGTTCGCAAACCTTACCGCCTGCCCATTATGGCCATTAATGGTGAAAACCGTCGCTTTGAAACGGATCTGGAGTATTTCAACAAACTGGTCTTTGAATTCATCCACCAAAGACGCATCCCCGGCGAAAAGCCGAATGATCTGCTGCAACTTTTACTCGACAGCATTGACGAAGAAACCGGTGAGCAGATGAATGATCAGCAAATCAGGGACGAGGCGATCACCATGTTTGCAGCGGGTCACGAAACATCGGCCACCGGACTTAGCTGGCTGCTGCTGGAATTGTCCAGGCAACCCGAAATTGTGGCGAAGATGCGGCAAGAGAGCGCCATTTTTGAAAACGTGCCCACATTCGGGCAGCTGATGCAAATGCCTTACACGCGGCAAGTTGTGGAGGAAGGGCTCCGGCTTTACCCGCCTGCCTGGACAATGACGCGCGAAGCAATTGCAGATCAGGAAATCGAAGGTTTCAATGTGAGGTCCGGGACTTCTGTGTTTCTTTCGGTCTTCGAACTTCACAGAAACCCGAATCTCTGGAAAGATCCGCTCACGTTTAATCCGGAAAACTTTAATCCCGAAGTTGTGAAAGAACGGCCGAAATATAACTATCTGCCATTTGGCGCGGGCCCGCGGATCTGCATCGGGCAGCAGTTTGCCATGATGGAAATGCAGCTGATCCTGGCCGCATTAATAAAAAGGTTCGATTTCGAGGCCGACCCTCGACACACGGTCGGCATGCACCCGCAAATCGTTTTGAAATCCACAAATGGAATTAAGTTATACGTAAGATAA
- a CDS encoding alpha/beta hydrolase: MKKDYQITWHNACCLVTLMFLMPFVGAYAQQANVNLDWNPQKNTEKLNPYGGNVISPEVADDHTITFRVKAPDAHKVELTGGPILLALNTKDPIPFVKGADSTWMLKVGPVKPNIYVYRLLIDGVPVADPNNTFTGTSNQPGYSNVIVHDSGPAYYDAKNVPHGSITRHIYHSDVLKGEREMYVYTPPGYDPRKKYPVLYLMGGSGELASGWMFDGRANFIADNLLSEGKIMPMIIAMPNNQVIHRSDPKHLEKTYVLFEEELRKHIVPYVDKAYSTIADRKSRAISGLSMGGRHTEAVGFNALDLFSSFGILSAGDLDPEKLNPTFFNDPKVKEKVDYLLVGLGSGELDFVGKRSEATHKALEKQGIKHDYYIGGDGAHDWGTWRMLLHDKLLPNLWQKTPSKTK, from the coding sequence ATGAAAAAGGATTACCAAATCACCTGGCACAATGCATGTTGCCTGGTAACACTCATGTTCCTTATGCCCTTTGTGGGCGCATATGCGCAGCAAGCCAATGTGAACCTCGACTGGAATCCACAAAAGAATACAGAAAAACTGAACCCTTACGGCGGCAATGTAATTTCCCCCGAAGTGGCAGACGACCATACCATTACATTTCGCGTAAAAGCACCGGATGCGCACAAAGTGGAGCTGACGGGCGGGCCCATTCTGCTTGCTTTGAATACAAAAGATCCCATTCCGTTCGTGAAGGGTGCCGACAGCACCTGGATGCTGAAAGTTGGGCCCGTAAAGCCCAATATTTACGTTTACCGACTGCTGATCGACGGCGTTCCGGTTGCCGATCCCAACAATACATTTACAGGCACATCCAATCAGCCTGGTTACAGCAATGTAATCGTCCATGATAGCGGCCCTGCTTATTATGATGCCAAAAATGTTCCTCATGGCAGCATTACACGCCACATTTACCATTCCGATGTCCTGAAAGGCGAGCGGGAAATGTATGTATACACGCCCCCGGGCTACGATCCAAGGAAAAAATACCCTGTCCTTTATTTAATGGGCGGCAGCGGCGAACTTGCGTCCGGCTGGATGTTCGACGGCCGTGCCAATTTCATTGCGGACAATTTGCTTTCGGAGGGAAAAATTATGCCTATGATCATTGCTATGCCTAATAATCAGGTAATTCACCGCAGCGATCCGAAACATCTCGAAAAAACATATGTGCTTTTTGAAGAAGAATTAAGAAAGCATATCGTTCCCTATGTTGACAAAGCTTACAGCACCATTGCCGACCGGAAATCGCGGGCTATTTCGGGCTTATCCATGGGTGGCCGTCACACGGAGGCAGTGGGTTTCAATGCTTTGGATTTGTTCAGTTCGTTTGGTATTCTGAGTGCGGGCGATCTGGACCCTGAAAAATTGAACCCTACGTTTTTCAATGACCCGAAAGTGAAAGAAAAGGTGGACTATTTGCTGGTGGGCTTGGGCAGCGGTGAGCTCGATTTCGTTGGAAAACGCTCGGAAGCAACGCATAAGGCGTTGGAGAAACAGGGAATCAAACACGATTACTACATTGGCGGCGACGGTGCGCATGATTGGGGAACATGGCGGATGTTGCTACACGACAAGCTGCTGCCCAATCTTTGGCAAAAAACACCTTCTAAAACAAAATAA
- a CDS encoding 5'-nucleotidase C-terminal domain-containing protein, which yields MTLSLRQFRYLAWIAAIAFFASCQRQLAVSKNEYKQYGIDAQGGEDSSIVKYYLPYKEKMQAEMSKVIGQTEQELTKPALPETLMGNYFADAMLTEGLKKDPTIQFTLSTKGGLRTTFPAGDISVSNVFELMPFENEMVTLKLSGENVQELIDFIVKKEGEPISGMRMKIRNGVAYEVTIAGQPFDKTKTYNLLTYDYLADGGDDLECLRNPIERKEINKKVREALLDNINDLTRQGKKITAQLDGRIVIVKD from the coding sequence ATGACCCTGTCTCTCCGACAATTTCGTTACCTGGCATGGATCGCTGCCATTGCATTCTTCGCTTCCTGCCAACGACAGCTGGCCGTTAGTAAAAATGAATACAAGCAGTACGGGATTGATGCTCAGGGTGGCGAGGATTCTTCCATCGTCAAATATTATCTTCCCTATAAAGAGAAAATGCAGGCCGAAATGAGTAAAGTGATCGGCCAGACCGAACAGGAACTTACGAAGCCTGCTCTTCCTGAAACTTTAATGGGCAACTATTTTGCGGATGCCATGCTTACCGAAGGTTTGAAAAAAGACCCGACTATCCAGTTTACATTATCCACAAAAGGAGGGTTACGCACCACGTTTCCGGCAGGTGACATCTCGGTTTCAAATGTTTTTGAGCTGATGCCGTTTGAAAATGAAATGGTTACATTGAAATTGTCCGGTGAGAATGTTCAGGAGCTCATTGATTTTATTGTCAAAAAAGAAGGTGAGCCCATTTCAGGGATGCGTATGAAAATCAGGAATGGCGTTGCTTACGAAGTGACCATTGCCGGCCAGCCGTTTGATAAAACAAAAACTTACAATCTGTTGACTTACGATTACCTGGCAGATGGTGGAGATGACCTGGAATGCCTCCGTAATCCCATTGAAAGAAAGGAAATTAACAAAAAAGTGCGTGAAGCGCTTTTGGATAACATTAATGATCTGACCCGTCAGGGAAAAAAAATAACCGCTCAGCTCGATGGAAGAATTGTCATTGTTAAGGACTAG
- a CDS encoding GMC oxidoreductase — MSYFNIDSEKQQTFDAIVVGTGISGGWAAKELTERGLKTLILERGRDVKHIVDYPTAHMQPWEFEHRGQPSLAIREANPMASKHYIFKEDAMHFVVKDADHPYVQDKPFDWMRGYQVGGRSLLWARQTQRWSDFDFEGPARDGFGIDWPIRYADMAPWYSYVEKFAGISGNKDGLPQLPDGEFLKPHEMSCVEKHFSDLTAKNYNNTRPIIIGRVAHISDPQPIHTEQGRAKCQHRTMCQRGCPFGGYFSSNSSTLPWAEKTGNLTLQPHSVVHSIIYDEKKKRATGVRVVDALTREMKEYYAKIIFVNASAINSNLILLNSTSSRFPNGLGNDNGLMGKFIGFHNYRGRVSAEFDGYHDRTVEGRRPNGAYIPRFRNVFKQETDFLRGYATSFSASKMGNPTNDLGDSLKESLFKPDSSGWSLGAQMMGETLPKETNFVSLHKTLKDDWGIPQLRMHVEFDDNDMKMVKDFYTELSEMLSKSGFSNIKTSDTKRNPGSENHEMGGVRMGTDPKTSLLNKWNQMHACPNVIVTDGACMTSTSTQNPSLTYMALTARAVDHAVSEMKKGNI, encoded by the coding sequence ATGTCATATTTCAATATAGATTCCGAAAAGCAGCAGACTTTTGATGCCATTGTAGTGGGCACCGGCATTAGTGGCGGATGGGCTGCCAAGGAACTCACGGAGAGAGGTTTAAAGACATTAATCCTGGAACGCGGCAGGGATGTAAAACACATTGTGGACTACCCTACCGCTCATATGCAGCCCTGGGAATTTGAACATCGCGGTCAGCCTTCGTTGGCGATCCGGGAGGCGAATCCTATGGCAAGCAAGCATTACATTTTCAAGGAAGACGCCATGCATTTCGTGGTGAAAGACGCGGACCATCCGTATGTTCAGGACAAACCGTTTGACTGGATGCGTGGTTATCAGGTCGGTGGCAGGTCACTTTTATGGGCGAGACAAACGCAACGCTGGTCGGATTTTGACTTTGAGGGCCCTGCCCGCGATGGTTTTGGCATTGACTGGCCGATCCGTTATGCGGACATGGCACCCTGGTACAGTTACGTGGAGAAGTTTGCGGGGATTTCGGGAAATAAAGATGGGTTGCCTCAATTGCCTGACGGTGAATTTCTTAAACCACATGAAATGTCTTGCGTTGAAAAGCATTTCAGCGACCTCACAGCAAAAAATTACAACAATACGCGCCCGATCATTATCGGTCGCGTTGCGCATATCAGCGATCCGCAGCCTATTCACACGGAGCAGGGACGCGCTAAGTGCCAGCACAGGACCATGTGTCAGCGTGGCTGTCCGTTTGGCGGATATTTCAGTTCCAATTCATCCACATTACCCTGGGCAGAAAAAACCGGAAACCTCACATTGCAGCCACATTCCGTTGTGCATTCCATTATTTATGATGAGAAAAAAAAGCGCGCGACCGGCGTTCGCGTGGTAGATGCGCTGACCAGGGAAATGAAGGAATATTATGCCAAAATCATTTTCGTCAATGCGTCGGCGATTAACTCCAATCTCATTTTACTCAATTCAACTTCCAGCCGTTTCCCGAATGGACTCGGCAATGACAACGGATTAATGGGTAAGTTCATTGGCTTTCACAATTACAGAGGCCGTGTGAGTGCAGAATTCGACGGTTACCACGATCGCACCGTTGAAGGCAGAAGACCCAATGGCGCCTACATTCCCCGTTTCAGAAATGTTTTCAAGCAGGAAACCGATTTTTTAAGGGGTTATGCGACTTCTTTTTCCGCATCCAAAATGGGTAACCCCACAAACGATCTGGGCGACTCGTTAAAAGAAAGCCTTTTCAAACCGGATAGCAGCGGATGGAGCCTGGGTGCACAAATGATGGGTGAAACTTTGCCTAAGGAAACAAATTTTGTGAGCCTTCACAAAACACTGAAAGACGACTGGGGCATTCCGCAACTGCGTATGCATGTGGAATTTGATGATAACGATATGAAAATGGTAAAGGATTTTTACACCGAACTCAGCGAAATGCTCTCCAAATCGGGTTTCTCAAACATTAAAACTTCGGACACAAAACGCAATCCTGGCAGCGAAAACCACGAAATGGGCGGCGTAAGGATGGGGACCGATCCGAAAACTTCCCTGCTCAATAAATGGAACCAGATGCACGCCTGCCCCAATGTGATCGTGACCGACGGCGCTTGCATGACGTCCACTTCCACGCAAAATCCATCGCTGACTTACATGGCTTTAACGGCAAGAGCTGTTGACCATGCGGTGAGCGAAATGAAAAAGGGAAATATTTGA
- a CDS encoding bifunctional metallophosphatase/5'-nucleotidase — protein sequence MEELSLLRTSRRDFLKKSAGTALLAMGGFPYEALAGGAAVQLTILHTNDVHSRIEPFPMDGSRNQGMGGVARRAALIKTIRQEQKNVLLLDAGDIFQGTPYFNLYGGELELQIMSDMGYDAATMGNHDFDNGVAGFAKQLPHAKFPILVSNYNFDNTELKGKTQPYKIFEKQGLKIGVFGLGIELNGLVNKKNYGETEYQEPIAKANETASFLKNDKHCELVICLSHLGYKYKEQKVSDQILAKSTRNIDLIIGGHTHTFMKLPESVINLDGKVTTINQVGFAGINLGRLDYFFDRESKHKKMVAAVYPVHQHGLV from the coding sequence ATGGAAGAATTGTCATTGTTAAGGACTAGTCGCAGGGATTTTTTGAAAAAGAGTGCGGGCACTGCATTGCTCGCAATGGGAGGTTTTCCATACGAAGCGCTCGCCGGTGGTGCGGCGGTCCAGCTCACCATTTTGCATACGAATGATGTGCATAGCCGCATTGAGCCGTTTCCTATGGATGGTTCCAGAAACCAGGGAATGGGTGGGGTGGCACGCAGGGCGGCGTTGATAAAAACGATCAGGCAGGAACAAAAAAACGTGCTTCTGCTGGATGCCGGTGATATTTTTCAGGGGACGCCATATTTCAACTTGTACGGAGGCGAGCTGGAACTACAAATCATGAGCGATATGGGTTACGATGCTGCAACTATGGGAAACCACGATTTTGACAATGGTGTGGCTGGTTTTGCCAAACAGCTTCCGCATGCTAAGTTTCCTATCCTGGTGAGCAATTATAATTTTGATAACACCGAGCTGAAAGGCAAAACACAACCGTACAAGATCTTTGAAAAACAAGGATTAAAAATAGGTGTTTTCGGTCTTGGGATTGAATTGAACGGTTTGGTCAATAAAAAGAACTACGGAGAAACAGAATACCAGGAACCGATTGCAAAGGCTAATGAAACAGCCTCTTTTCTCAAAAACGACAAACATTGTGAACTGGTTATTTGCCTGTCGCATCTTGGCTATAAATACAAAGAACAGAAAGTTTCCGACCAGATACTGGCCAAATCCACCCGAAACATTGACCTCATCATTGGCGGCCATACGCATACATTTATGAAGCTGCCCGAAAGCGTGATAAACCTGGATGGCAAGGTTACTACGATTAATCAGGTAGGTTTTGCCGGGATTAATCTGGGCCGGCTGGATTATTTTTTTGACAGGGAATCAAAACATAAAAAAATGGTTGCAGCCGTTTATCCGGTGCACCAGCATGGGTTGGTATAA
- a CDS encoding Na+/H+ antiporter, with product MSEQIILYISLIVVILFLVMLAQRIKISYPIVLVLGGLAISFIPGLPTISIDPQLIFLIFLPPLLYDAAWQTSWKDFYKWRRVIGSFAFIVVILTSCVIAYVSRSIIPGFTLPLGFLLGGIISPPDAVAATSVLKDVKVTKRLVTILEGESLLNDASSLIVFRFALSAILSGTFVLQEAVSSFFIVIIMGFVIGMAIALIFYAIHRWLPTTPSIDTILTFVAPYAMYIAAEEFHYSGVIAVVTGGLLLSYHSHSIMGHLSRIQGVNVWSTVGFVLNGIVFMLIGLELPVIVNEIGPGALPDAIKYGLIISLVVIVTRLASAIGASVFTVMISRYIRTADSRPGFRAPFMFGWAGMRGVVSLASALSIPLLLTDGEPFPQRSMILFITFVVILVTLVLQGLSLPFVIKWMNVGEMDYEISAQEQDIKIRRKLAEESLQLIHERHADELPKNELLQSLKSKLESDIGFLEHAFHPDRTTDGYDSIKEFQHITKELLDHKRAVLNKFNKKATFEEEVIRQHLAQLDLEEEKIRQQFLHME from the coding sequence ATGTCTGAACAAATTATACTGTACATTTCGCTGATCGTCGTCATTTTGTTCCTCGTTATGCTGGCGCAGCGCATCAAAATTTCCTACCCGATTGTCTTGGTGCTTGGCGGACTGGCCATCAGCTTCATTCCAGGCTTGCCGACCATTTCCATTGACCCTCAGCTCATTTTCCTGATATTTCTGCCACCGTTGCTTTACGACGCAGCCTGGCAAACCTCCTGGAAAGATTTCTACAAATGGCGGCGCGTGATCGGTTCCTTTGCATTCATTGTCGTGATCCTTACGTCGTGTGTGATTGCCTACGTCTCTCGTTCAATCATTCCAGGCTTTACATTGCCCCTGGGTTTCCTGCTGGGCGGCATCATATCACCGCCCGATGCCGTCGCTGCTACATCTGTTTTGAAAGATGTAAAAGTGACCAAACGCCTGGTAACCATTTTGGAGGGCGAAAGCTTGTTGAACGATGCTTCCAGTTTGATCGTTTTCAGATTTGCACTCTCGGCCATTCTTTCCGGCACATTTGTGCTTCAGGAAGCCGTCAGCAGCTTTTTTATTGTCATTATCATGGGCTTTGTAATCGGAATGGCCATTGCATTGATCTTTTATGCCATTCACCGCTGGCTTCCTACTACACCAAGCATTGACACTATTTTAACTTTCGTGGCGCCATATGCCATGTACATTGCGGCTGAGGAATTCCATTATTCCGGGGTCATCGCGGTCGTGACAGGCGGATTACTCCTCTCCTATCACAGTCACAGCATTATGGGGCATCTGAGCCGGATACAAGGCGTAAATGTCTGGTCCACAGTAGGTTTTGTTCTAAATGGGATCGTATTTATGCTCATCGGCCTCGAACTTCCCGTGATTGTAAATGAAATTGGCCCCGGTGCATTGCCGGACGCCATTAAATACGGACTGATCATTTCACTGGTCGTAATCGTAACGCGTCTGGCTTCGGCCATTGGCGCTTCCGTGTTTACGGTCATGATCAGTCGTTACATCCGGACGGCGGATAGCCGGCCTGGTTTCCGTGCACCGTTTATGTTCGGCTGGGCGGGGATGCGGGGTGTGGTTTCGCTCGCATCGGCATTATCCATCCCGTTGTTATTGACGGACGGTGAGCCATTTCCTCAACGGAGCATGATCCTTTTTATCACATTCGTAGTGATCCTGGTGACACTTGTGCTACAAGGCCTCAGCTTACCTTTTGTAATCAAATGGATGAATGTCGGAGAAATGGATTACGAAATCAGCGCGCAGGAGCAGGACATCAAAATCAGACGGAAACTGGCTGAGGAATCGCTGCAACTGATCCATGAGAGGCACGCCGATGAGCTGCCCAAAAATGAACTGTTACAAAGTCTGAAATCAAAACTGGAAAGTGACATTGGTTTCCTGGAACACGCGTTTCACCCCGACAGGACAACTGATGGCTACGACTCTATCAAGGAATTTCAGCACATTACCAAAGAACTGTTGGACCACAAACGCGCCGTTCTTAACAAATTCAATAAAAAGGCGACCTTCGAGGAAGAGGTAATCCGCCAGCACCTCGCTCAGCTCGATCTGGAAGAAGAGAAGATCCGCCAGCAGTTCCTGCACATGGAATGA
- a CDS encoding RagB/SusD family nutrient uptake outer membrane protein gives MKYHIKFSAMLILALGIVSCKDNLEESPYSSLSKEVVFKDEDGLNQATIGVYQAWTAPDFTDISSRFILTESGHRYATAGILGSGADPYYRFGHVSTSGAFEAVWSRFYKIIFRANTVIDNAKRAVPGEEEEADPYIAEARFLRGYAYFNLVRLFGGVPLILNEVTSLSDEDLIFAPRETDVAVYDAIIADLNFAEANLPDSRGGAELGRVSAGSAKAMLGKVYLTMAGKPLSRTENFQKAVDKFSEIVGPENEEKYDFELIPNFADVFSLENERNREIVLSFGYFVNSSNPNGNILPFNLFPAGLVNGDEQTNYGLTYDFYKLFEKSDTRRPFTLVDRYVFTGGSRAGAQEGDSIIYNPTIGNYIIKRTNASLAHDDFKYGIAYGKLARVPRPAGAAVQGYSADLIEMRFSDVLLSYAEALVETGKTAQALPILNRVRARAKALPSKATAAAALRTAIRAERRLELTGEMTTVFDIRRWGTLQQEIAAMSEDQIVDNVLIPYSPRLELYPIPQSQIDANPNLRQNDGW, from the coding sequence ATGAAATACCATATAAAATTTTCAGCAATGCTTATCCTGGCGTTAGGCATTGTTTCCTGCAAGGACAATCTGGAAGAGTCCCCATATTCATCACTTAGCAAAGAAGTTGTATTCAAAGATGAAGACGGCCTGAATCAGGCAACGATCGGGGTATATCAGGCCTGGACGGCGCCGGATTTTACGGACATATCGAGCCGGTTTATTTTAACAGAATCGGGACACCGTTATGCGACGGCTGGCATTCTCGGCTCTGGCGCAGATCCTTATTATCGTTTCGGCCACGTGTCTACTTCCGGTGCGTTCGAGGCGGTCTGGTCACGGTTTTACAAAATTATTTTCCGTGCCAATACGGTGATAGACAATGCCAAACGGGCTGTTCCTGGCGAAGAAGAGGAAGCAGACCCATACATTGCAGAGGCGCGTTTTTTGAGAGGTTATGCGTATTTTAATCTCGTACGTTTATTCGGCGGCGTTCCACTCATCCTGAACGAAGTAACATCGCTGTCTGATGAAGATTTGATTTTCGCGCCAAGGGAGACGGATGTGGCTGTATATGATGCCATTATCGCCGATCTGAACTTTGCAGAAGCAAACCTGCCAGACTCTCGCGGAGGCGCTGAGCTGGGCCGTGTGTCCGCAGGATCTGCAAAGGCCATGTTGGGAAAGGTTTATCTGACAATGGCTGGAAAGCCGTTGAGCAGAACAGAGAATTTTCAAAAAGCAGTCGATAAATTCAGCGAGATAGTAGGGCCGGAGAATGAAGAAAAATATGATTTTGAACTAATCCCAAACTTCGCAGACGTGTTTTCGCTGGAAAATGAGCGCAACCGCGAAATTGTCCTGTCATTCGGATATTTCGTCAATTCATCGAACCCGAACGGAAACATTCTTCCTTTCAACCTTTTCCCCGCCGGGCTGGTGAATGGCGACGAGCAGACAAATTATGGGTTGACCTACGATTTTTACAAACTTTTTGAAAAATCCGACACCCGCCGTCCATTCACATTGGTGGACAGATACGTCTTTACCGGTGGTTCCAGGGCGGGAGCGCAGGAGGGTGACAGCATCATTTACAATCCAACAATCGGTAACTACATCATCAAGCGCACGAATGCATCTCTGGCGCATGACGATTTTAAATATGGGATAGCATACGGTAAACTGGCGCGCGTGCCACGTCCCGCGGGCGCCGCGGTGCAGGGATACAGTGCGGATCTGATCGAAATGCGCTTTTCTGATGTGCTGCTGAGTTATGCAGAGGCACTGGTTGAAACCGGAAAAACGGCGCAGGCATTACCCATACTGAACCGCGTTCGGGCACGGGCCAAAGCATTGCCTTCGAAAGCAACGGCTGCGGCAGCGTTGCGCACTGCAATCCGCGCCGAGCGACGGCTGGAACTCACTGGGGAGATGACAACCGTTTTTGACATCCGGCGCTGGGGCACGTTGCAGCAGGAAATTGCGGCGATGTCCGAAGATCAGATCGTGGATAATGTGCTGATTCCATATTCTCCAAGACTCGAATTATATCCGATCCCGCAATCGCAAATTGACGCAAACCCGAATCTGAGACAAAATGACGGCTGGTAA
- a CDS encoding Dps family protein encodes MNAEAISLNEKEVKPVVDLLNDYLANYHIHYQKLRGCHWNIKGQNFFTLHVKFEELYTNAQLTIDEIAERVLTLGKPPHSRFADYISESSIQEINTIGLNDLAMVDAILDDMAKLIELERELLTASDEASDDGTNDMVNRFMQFKEKNTWMLRSFAGKK; translated from the coding sequence ATGAATGCCGAAGCAATAAGCCTGAATGAAAAAGAGGTGAAACCGGTGGTTGACCTTTTGAACGATTACCTGGCCAACTACCACATCCATTATCAAAAATTGAGAGGGTGCCATTGGAATATCAAAGGCCAAAACTTCTTCACCCTTCATGTGAAATTTGAAGAACTTTACACGAACGCGCAACTGACCATCGACGAGATCGCAGAACGTGTGCTAACTTTGGGTAAGCCCCCACACAGCCGTTTTGCAGACTATATCAGTGAATCTTCCATTCAGGAAATCAACACCATCGGCCTGAATGATCTGGCAATGGTCGATGCGATCCTGGATGACATGGCTAAACTTATCGAATTGGAACGTGAACTGCTGACTGCCAGTGACGAAGCCAGCGACGACGGCACAAATGACATGGTGAACCGTTTCATGCAGTTTAAGGAGAAAAATACCTGGATGCTCCGCTCATTTGCAGGCAAAAAATAA